One part of the Onychomys torridus chromosome 13, mOncTor1.1, whole genome shotgun sequence genome encodes these proteins:
- the LOC118595016 gene encoding LOW QUALITY PROTEIN: suppressor of cytokine signaling 6-like (The sequence of the model RefSeq protein was modified relative to this genomic sequence to represent the inferred CDS: inserted 2 bases in 1 codon), with the protein MKKISLKTFRKSFNLSKSKDETEFMVVQPQFFTGNFVKDDSLFGSCYGKDMASCHTGSEEEKGKNRSKSERLIGTLKRQLSAKQKGKGKGGIAPTDEDTFSSASAPGGLKDMRAPWPIRFTSLHSHHYSPTPWPLRPTSSEETWIKTEMRVKALVHAASPGPVNGVRKALRELQPKELRDLQPEPRPEPRCSPGSPRDLRLHLEEYVPVVIGLMSQDYLQYTVPLEDGMCPREGPRSCCLDTSLPMEVSAVLPGASTFSEDDSQVDQDLAVAPEILVDFSVNNLLIGTTGVMLQNPRAGHDDAPPLSPLLPPMQNNPMQRNFSGLSGPDMHMAESVRCHLNFDPNSAPGVSRVYDSGQSSGPMVVTSLKEELEXKQWWYWGPITCWEAEGKLANVPDGSFLVRDSSDDRYLLSLSFRSHGKALHTRIEHSNGRFSFYEQPDVEGHTSIVDLIEHSIRDSENGAFCYSRSRLPGSAIYRVRQTKPVSRFMQVRSLQYLCRFVIHQYTRIDLIQKLPLPNKVKDYLQEKHY; encoded by the exons ATGAAGAAAATTAGTTTGAAAACCTTCCGGAAATCTTTCAACCTGAGTAAAAGCAAAGATGAAACCGAGTTCATGGTGGTTCAGCCCCAGTTCTTCACTGGCAATTTCGTGAAAGATGACTCCTTATTCGGGAGCTGCTATGGCAAGGACATGGCCAGCTGCCACACTGGCagtgaggaggagaaagggaagaacagGTCCAAAAGTGAGAGGCTGATAGGCACCTTGAAGAGGCAGTTGTCTGCCAAGCAGAAGGGCAAGGGCAAGGGTGGGATTGCACCCACAGATGAGGACACCTTCTCCTCGGCTTCAGCGCCTGGAGGCCTCAAGGACATGCGTGCTCCATGGCCCATCCGTTTTACATCACTGCACAGCCACCACTACAGCCCCACACCCTGGCCGCTGAGGCCCACCAGCTCGGAGGAGACATGGATCAAGACGGAGATGCGGGTAAAGGCCCTGGTGCATGCTGCCAGCCCGGGCCCTGTCAATGGTGTGCGGAAAGCGCTGCGGGAGCTGCAGCCCAAGGAGCTGCGGGACCTGCAGCCAGAGCCCCGCCCTGAGCCCCGCTGCAGCCCTGGTTCACCCAGGGATCTGCGCCTCCATCTGGAGGAATACGTGCCTGTAGTTATCGGACTCATGTCTCAGGACTACCTTCAGTACACCGTGCCTTTAGAAGACGGGATGTGCCCTCGGGAAGGGCCGCGTAGCTGCTGCCTGGACACGTCCTTGCCCATGGAGGTGTCGGCCGTGCTGCCAGGGGCCAGCACCTTCTCCGAAGACGACAGTCAGGTGGACCAGGACCTGGCTGTAGCTCCAGAGATCCTTGTGGATTTTTCGGTGAACAACTTGTTGATTGGCACCACAGGAGTCATGTTGCAGAACCCCAGAGCAGGTCATGACGATGCCCCTCCCCTCTCACCATTGCTACCTCCAATGCAGAATAACCCAATGCAAAGGAACTTCAGCGGCCTCTCAGGCCCGGACATGCACATGGCCGAAAGTGTGCGCTGTCATTTGAATTTCGATCCCAACTCTGCACCTGGGGTTTCAAGAGTTTATGACTCAGGGCAGAGCAGTGGGCCCATGGTTGTGACAAGTCTtaaggaggagctgga aaaacAGTGGTGGTATTGGGGTCCTATCAcatgctgggaggcagaggggaagcTGGCAAATGTGCCTGATGGTTCTTTTCTTGTTCGGGATAGTTCTGATGACCGTTACCTTTTAAGCCTGAGCTTTCGTTCCCATGGTAAAGCACTTCACACTAGAATTGAGCACTCAAATGGTAGGTTCAGCTTTTACGAACAGCCAGATGTAGAAGGGCATACATCTATAGTTGACTTAATTGAGCATTCAATCAGGGACTCTGAGAACGGAGCATTTTGTTATTCAAGGTCACGGTTGCCTGGATCTGCGATTTACCGGGTCAGACAGACTAAGCCAGTGTCCCGGTTCATGCAGGTGCGCTCTCTGCAGTACCTGTGCCGTTTTGTTATCCATCAGTACACCAGAATAGACTTAATTCAGAAACTGCCTCTGCCAAACAAAGTGAAGGATTATTTGCAGGAGAAGCACTACTGA